In one window of Methanoculleus chikugoensis DNA:
- a CDS encoding glycosyltransferase, which translates to MISVVVPTYNEEQNIERCLASLADQTVPRDTYEIIVVDGDSKDRTRELAEPLADQVFIQTSKRVGGARNDGAMAAKGDIVATTDADCILPRDWVERIGRNFAERDIVQLYGTVYPIEDSFRNRLSLLGANTFSRLGYHTRTIYFTLGCNTAFDREVFVRAGMYRCIDAGDDLEIAQRMRKLGKVYLDPRLKVGFSMRRYQQFGTLKSLWEWFYIVLRGGEAGGATYSQREYK; encoded by the coding sequence ATGATCTCCGTAGTCGTGCCGACTTACAACGAAGAGCAGAACATCGAGCGCTGCCTTGCGTCGCTCGCAGACCAGACGGTGCCGCGGGATACCTACGAGATCATCGTCGTCGACGGAGACTCGAAGGACAGGACCCGGGAACTGGCCGAACCCCTCGCGGATCAGGTCTTCATCCAGACGAGCAAGCGGGTGGGCGGAGCCCGGAACGACGGAGCGATGGCGGCGAAGGGCGATATCGTCGCCACGACGGATGCCGACTGCATCCTCCCCCGGGACTGGGTGGAGCGGATCGGGAGGAACTTCGCGGAGCGGGATATCGTGCAGCTCTACGGCACGGTCTACCCGATCGAGGACAGTTTCAGGAACCGGCTCTCTCTTCTCGGTGCAAACACCTTCTCGCGCCTGGGCTACCACACCCGGACGATCTACTTCACGCTCGGGTGCAACACGGCCTTCGACCGGGAGGTGTTCGTCCGGGCGGGGATGTACCGCTGCATCGATGCCGGGGACGATCTCGAGATCGCGCAACGGATGCGCAAACTCGGGAAGGTCTACCTGGACCCCCGCCTGAAGGTCGGGTTCTCGATGCGGCGCTACCAGCAGTTCGGGACGCTCAAGTCGCTCTGGGAATGGTTCTACATCGTTCTTCGCGGCGGCGAGGCCGGCGGCGCCACCTACTCGCAACGGGAGTACAAGTAG
- a CDS encoding PaaI family thioesterase gives MKEAAPVPEAYADVVRRSDACPFARRLGMRVTAIEGDRVRVSMPTAGMENGHGTTHGGAIFALADQAFGIAGNLSGEDQIGLSAYIQYLSVPAGATLEAVARKVSETEKTSLYAVEVYSGDRMVASFEGVGFKIGVPAQKE, from the coding sequence ATGAAGGAGGCTGCCCCCGTCCCGGAAGCCTATGCCGATGTGGTGCGCCGGTCCGACGCCTGCCCATTTGCACGCCGCCTCGGGATGAGGGTGACGGCGATCGAGGGCGATCGCGTCCGGGTCTCCATGCCGACCGCGGGGATGGAGAACGGTCACGGCACGACTCACGGCGGGGCGATCTTCGCCCTCGCGGACCAAGCCTTCGGTATCGCCGGGAACCTGAGCGGGGAGGACCAGATAGGGCTCTCGGCGTATATCCAGTACCTCTCCGTGCCTGCAGGAGCGACGCTCGAAGCGGTCGCCCGCAAGGTCTCTGAGACGGAGAAGACGTCGCTCTATGCCGTCGAGGTCTACTCGGGCGACCGGATGGTCGCCTCGTTCGAGGGCGTGGGGTTCAAGATCGGGGTTCCGGCGCAGAAAGAGTGA
- the msrA gene encoding peptide-methionine (S)-S-oxide reductase MsrA, with protein MTPEKNLELATFGAGCFWGVEEAFRRVPGVVDTAVGFMGGTAENPTYPEVCTGRTGHAEVVQVTYDPEKVSYRMLLDTFWDAHDPTTPNRQGPDIGTQYRSVIFYHTPEQEAEARASKEEMERSERFRRPIVTAIEPAGTFWRAEEYHQQYFAKRGGGQCQTVW; from the coding sequence ATGACACCGGAGAAGAACCTCGAACTTGCCACCTTCGGCGCGGGGTGTTTCTGGGGCGTCGAGGAGGCGTTCCGGCGCGTCCCGGGCGTCGTGGATACCGCGGTGGGATTCATGGGCGGCACCGCCGAGAACCCGACCTACCCCGAGGTCTGCACCGGCAGAACCGGGCACGCCGAGGTCGTGCAGGTGACCTACGACCCGGAGAAGGTCTCGTACCGGATGCTCCTCGACACGTTCTGGGACGCCCACGATCCGACCACCCCGAACCGGCAGGGGCCCGATATCGGGACGCAGTACCGGTCGGTGATCTTTTACCACACCCCCGAGCAGGAAGCGGAGGCCCGGGCGTCGAAGGAGGAGATGGAACGCTCGGAAAGGTTCCGCCGCCCCATCGTCACCGCGATCGAGCCCGCGGGGACGTTCTGGCGGGCCGAGGAGTACCACCAGCAGTACTTCGCGAAGCGCGGGGGCGGGCAGTGCCAGACGGTGTGGTAG
- a CDS encoding ferredoxin domain-containing protein yields MVVESDAVEIVARLMALSARTAPKARGSDVIKTMIVTGREKEQLAGAMREYGEKHDAGFFIRDAGNVAASDACLLIGSLFADAVGLDCGGCGYATCAEMLDAQRGTTPPATPFRGPNCIVRMADLGIAVGSAAKTASIHNVDNRVMYTVGVGALSLGWLDGCGVAYGIPLRASGKDIFFDRTR; encoded by the coding sequence ATGGTCGTTGAATCAGACGCCGTAGAGATAGTCGCCCGGCTGATGGCGCTCTCTGCCCGCACCGCCCCGAAGGCCCGGGGCAGCGACGTCATCAAGACGATGATCGTCACGGGCAGGGAGAAGGAGCAGCTCGCCGGGGCGATGCGGGAGTACGGCGAGAAGCACGACGCGGGTTTCTTCATCAGGGACGCGGGGAACGTCGCGGCAAGCGACGCCTGTCTCCTCATCGGCTCGCTCTTCGCCGACGCCGTGGGCCTCGACTGCGGCGGGTGCGGCTACGCTACATGCGCGGAGATGCTCGACGCCCAGCGCGGGACAACCCCGCCGGCCACCCCGTTCCGGGGGCCGAACTGCATCGTCCGAATGGCGGATCTCGGGATCGCCGTCGGTTCCGCGGCGAAGACCGCGAGCATCCACAACGTCGACAACCGGGTCATGTATACCGTCGGCGTCGGGGCGCTCTCGCTCGGGTGGCTGGACGGCTGCGGGGTAGCCTACGGTATCCCGCTCCGGGCATCGGGAAAGGATATCTTCTTTGACCGTACACGCTAA